The DNA window GTTTGATAGGGAAATTATGGGGTATTTAAAAAAAGATAAATAGTTGTTAGGATAGGCTTAACGACCGCTTTTCATAGAGAAAAATTGGGAAATCAATGTATGAAAATAATCAATTCACCCTTTTTAGAGGATATAAGGAAAGGCGTTTTTCCAAAGGATAAGGATATTGATACAACTAAACAGCATGTTGAGATATTTTTTTGTATTTTAACAAGTTTATTCTTACTACCATTCATTATATTTTCTTTTTATGAAAATGATAGTAGCTTAATATATTACTTACAAATAGGCTTGATTTTATTAATTTTTAGCTCTTTATTTTTTTCAAAAATTCCTCTCCTTTACACTGACAATATCAAACTCAATTCAAAAGACAATAATACGCAACCTGTTATTTTATTTATAGCATTACCAATACTAATATTTTTGACAATATATTTTAATAATTTAGCCTTTATGTTTTTATTAGTACTTTATGGATTAGCTAAAACAAATGAGGGGAAAGTGTTTTTATGGGAATATAGAAAATTATTACCTTTTATCATACCAATAATTATCTACTATCTAATAGATAAAGATATTTATTCTTTAAATAGAACAGACGATTTTAAAATTATTACTAATACTGTCACTATTTTTATTTTTCTCACCGTTGTTTTACGAGCAGCGGGCATTAAACAAATATTAAGTAGGATTGCTTTTCAATTAGCCAGCCAACAGCGAATTGGTTTTAATGCCGCGTTTTTTGCAATTTTAAATTCTTGGCTTTACGGCATGTTTACTGGTTCTGCACGGGGAAATATTACAGAAACCGCACATGATTATACGTATCGTGCAATGCTTACAGCAGGTTACACCCCCCAGTTTACCGCGTTATTAATCGCAATAGCTTCTACTTCTGGACAAATAACCCCACCTATCATGGGTGCTATTAGTCTAATTATATTACATAAAATTGAAAATATAACTTATAGCAATATTATCATAAGCACATTCTCGTTATCTTTTCTTTTCTTTATGAGTATGTTAGTCATTGCGTTTATTCAAGCGCGTATCGACAACATTACACTAAAAGAATTAATTGCTGGAAGTGAATTAAAGGAAGAAATTAAACCGCAAAACTTTCTTTTGGATTGGACAAAAATAGTAATACTGTTTGTAATCTTATTTGTTTTTAGTACTTTTTCTTTTTCATTTTTTGAAAAAACTACTTTGCTATTTGCGATGGTCATCATTTTGATCATGTCTTTACAAAAAAAAGAAGATAAAGGTAAGTTTATTTTCAGAATATTAGCGGAATGGGGAAAAGATGTTAGGTTTTTAATATTACTTTCTTTTTTACTATTAACAATCATAGAATCTGCCTTAAATATAAAAGAATTATGGATTGTAGAACGGATTCCTCTACATTTGTTAGAAACTACCTCGCCACTTTTCTCATACCTCATTAAGCCATTAATGATATTGCTTATCAGTGGCGTTCTAATCATCCTAAATAGTTTACTACCCACTATTGCTGTTTTTTTACTCACTGCCCCCTTTATTTCACCTATACTTGAAAACCTTGGATTTAATGCATTATCTAGTTATCTTTTCATTTTCTATTATTCTGCACTTGCTGGTTTAACCCCAATTTTTAATAGAAACAACAGTATTCCACCTTATATAAAATCTGCTTGGCAAAAAAGAATAAAAGATGAAAATAATGAATTCAATGAATCACAAGACATTAATCTTATAAAAAGACTTATATATCCCCTCTACCTATTACCTATTATTTGGTTATTTCATCCTGCATTACACCAAATTCCTAGTACTTTAACAGCTTTTTATTTACTTATTAGCATTATAGTTATAATGATAGGCGTTTACAGTTTTACCCTGTACAACAAAGAAATTCCGTTTTTTGAGAAAACCCAAACCCACTTTATTTTATTCTTAATTATTGCTTATCTTTTATGTTTACCTACATTTATAGTATTTATCCTTTCTGGAGTGATATTTTTAATTTTATTACTTATTAATTCGCGACGCTCAAATAGTTCATTAAAAACAGCATTTGATTTAGCATTCAATCTTGCATATCGTCAATTATCACTCTCTATTATTCTCAGTTTGGCAACACTAACCCTTGTATATACTGTATATATTACAGGAATGGGATATTATCGCTATTTTAAAGAAGAGAATTTTCAACACTGGTTAAATAGTCGTTATCACTTTCTGCTCCATGTCAATGATTGCCAAGATTTATCGCAAATTAAGAGATTTATTAAAGAAAATACTGGATACGATATAACGGCTGTTTGTACTAAAACCGCAAATGTTTTCGTTGCACGGACTAATCCCACTCCCTTCATTGTATTTCCCACAATTGCTGTAGAATTTAAACCTGAATTAGCTCAGTTATTACCTAATTTTTATCAAAACTTACAAAAAAACTACCAAGAAGAAATTGAATCATATCGCAACGCTGTTAAGGAAAGTTGCTTTTTAGCTTTAGAAAAGTCATTGACTCAATGGCAAAATAATAAACTTGATATGCAAAAAATAAGGGGAACTAACTGCGAAACAGAACAACAATATCCCATTGCATTTGTTGGTAGTGACTTAACCACTAACTCATATAATATTTTACCCTATCAAACGATTACCTTGCTTAGTACCCAGATAGTTAACGAAAAGATGCCAATATTAATCGCGCATCTTGAGCATAATGCGGAACAATCTTTTTTAGTACTTTCTTATTTTGATACGGAAAATTATAGGGATAGTGATATTAACAAATTAATTTTTGTTCCTGAAGGAAGCCTAAATAGCATATATAAAGAGTCTCAGTTGGGTATAGATAATAGTTTATTTATAAAAGTACAAAATATTTCTAATTTAGAAGATTTAAAAACGATTATTCAATATATTAAAAGCCCCATAATAAAAAATAAATTAGACTATTACGGAATCAGCGAGTCTATTATCGGCTCATTAGAAGATGAGTACATTTTAAAAAATAAGAGGTCACTTAATGACCTTGATAACGCACTTAATATATTGGATTCATTATTTATTTTAATAGTTTTATTAACTTTTATAATTTTATTAACAACATTAATACTGTTTTTTGATAAAAATAGAAAAATCTTCGCATTAGCAAGAATTGCAGGCTTGCCGCGTACAATCACCTTTACTTTTTTAATTATTGTGTCCTTATGTTTTTCAGTATTTCCTATCTTTTTAGCAATATTTTTAAACACAGTTGTTAATATTGGAATTGCTATTTTTATTCCTAATATTACTTTTAGTTTCAGTATAATGGATATTATCCTACTCTTAGTAACTGTTATATTATTGGCATTATTGAGTAGTCTTATTTTGTATTGGCGTTTCTTTTTTAAGTCTATTATCAGTGAGTTGCTCTATGTCAGACAACAATCCTAATAACCAACAAAATGCCCTAACACTTTTATTACAGACGAAAAATATTACAATTCGGCATAAAGACAATATTCTTTTAGAAAATGTCTCACTAGATGTCTATCAAGGTGAGATTCATATTATTACTGGTGATATTGGTACAGGAAAAACTTCATTATTGAATATATTGGGTTTACTGTCTGAACTAGAAAGCGAAGATAGAGAAAAAAGTGAATTATCTGTATTTATGCCAAAAAGAATTAATTGTAATAGATTATTTGTCGGGGAGCGTGATTTTCTAATTAGAACATATTTCTCATATATATTTCAGTCACCTGAATTAATTATGAATTGGAGTGCCATTGATAATATTAATTTTTTTTTAACGGCAACGGGATACTTGAGATTTAACGAAAGAGCACGGCGCAATGAGGCTTATTCATTATGTCGTAGCATGGGAATTACAGCAGAAATTGCCGAAAGACCTGTTTATACGTTATCAGGTGGTGAAAGACAATTAATTGATATTATTAGAGCCTTGGTTAAAAAACCAAAAGTTTTAATAGCTGATGAGCCAACTGCAAATTTATCCCCTGAACTTAAGTCGGAAATAATATTTTCTTTAATAAAACAGATTGGGCAGGAACAAGTTAGTCTTATTGTTGCAACACATGATATAGTTACGATAGACTTGGGTGGACTAATACAATTAGGACAAAGTTACAAGCTTAACTTTAAGTTTCATCGGATAGAAAATAAGCAGTTAAAAAGAATATCTATCGATAATTACATTCAGGTTGATTAGTAGGGTTACCTAATCCATATCCATTGGGTGGTAGGAGAAGCTATGTGTGTTTTTAATAAACCATTGACTTTTTTTATATTTATGCTGGTTGTTTCTGTTGGATATGCATGTAATACAGATGAGCAAACAAACCCATTGAGTTGTTCCATTGAACAAAAAAAGCCATGTATTTTTGTTTCTCAACAAATAGCTATAATTCAGATAAAGACTAACTTAGGAAATGCAGGAGGAAAATATTGCGTAAGAAATATTCCAAACCTCTGTCAGAAAAATGATAAAAATGATTACATTAATTGCTTAAAAACAGCAATACAAGAGACAACATGTATGTGTCGAAAAAAATATTTTTTAGGTTTATTCAACAATATATATATTCTTATATTACCTAATCAAGAAAACTCTATGGAAACATCACTTGACGACATCATGAAAAAGCTTCAGAAAACTAACTAAAATGTTGCTCTTTTTCAAACCATAATCGCATCATTTCTACTTCAAAACGATACCCATGCCCAACTTTTTTCAATAACTCTAATTGTTCTAGTCGTTTTAAGATATCTCCAGAATTTTTACAAAAACCTTCAATTTCTGCCTTAGTAATTACTCGTTGAGAACCCTGTTGCGCAATAAACCGTAAAATAACAACGCCTTGTTCTCTTGCACGAACTTCAAAAGTAGTAAATATACCTGCTCCTTTTTTTAAAGATGTTGCAATAGCATGTTGTACATCTACAGTGGTTACTTGATAAAAAATATGTCTTGGTTGCGATGAGGTGCGGATTCCTATGTTTTTCAGTTCAACAATTTGACGACACAACAGTTGCAATAATGCGGGTTGATTATGAGTCACATCCAGCATCATTTGTACTGCATCAGCATCATATTGCAACGGAAAGTCTTTTACTGGTCTTTCAATTAACTGATGCGATGCTTCATCTGACAAATAGCTAAGGTACTCAAATTGAAACGCATTTGCTACGCTGTGATAGCTTCTAAACTCTTCTAAATTCTGCGCGGCAATAATTAAACGACGTTTTGGATAATGTTGTATCCAATGTCTTAAAATATCTACAATTGAGGCTGTCAATTGAGCTTCTCCATTTTTAATGGCTTGATGCAATCGTGCAAATTCATCAAATGCAATAACCAGTATTTTTTCACCAATACGCTCACCGATTTGTTCTACCCATTCTGAAAAATACTCATAAGCATTGCCGTGTGTTGGTAGGTATTCTAATAGTACTAAATCATATGTGTTTTTTGCCGAGTGTTTCAATTGCTTTGCTAATCCGCGCCAAAAATCATCCATGTTGTTACAAACAGGGATAACCCCCTGTAAATCAACATATAGCACAATCATATTAGGCATAAATGCACGTAAGGCTTTTAATAAACTTGTTTTACCTATACGATACTGTCCATACAAGAAAATAGAGTTTCCATCTTTAAATCGTTGTTCAATTTGCTGAATAAATTCTGTTCTTCCAACAAATACAGGATTATTGTGAGGAACAGGTGAGCCAACAATGTAAGGAGAATAGATTTCACGAACTTGTTGAGCTTGATTATGTAGTTTTTCAATTTCCGTTTGTAATAGTGTTAGCCATTTTTGGGCAATAGGATTCAAATATTCTTGAACAGATTTATTCTGATTGGTTTGTAGAAAAGTTTGAATACGTTGCCTTACTTGATCTAAGCCTTGAATCTGATCATAAGATTGAGTGTAACTCAGCGCGTCTGTAACGCTTTTACTCCAGTCTTGAAAATGAGCAAAAAAAATTGAGTTATGTAGACGTTTAGTCTTAGTAGATAGTGTTTGGATGCTTGTTATATCTGTAACTTCACCCAATACTCGCGCATCTGCCCGTATTTTTATTATCTCTATAGTTCCTTTCCAAACGGTAGATGAAGCTGTTTTTTGTTCTAGCAATGTTAATGCTTCGTTAAACTCAATTTCATTATTGCATTGAGTTTTATTGTGTTCATGCAATAAATCAAAATGTTCTATTAGACCAAAACCACCAATGTTTAAATAATAGTGCTCATACCAAAAGGCAAAATGCCGTTTTAATCGTTTAGCTGATAGGGACGTAGTACGACTTGCCTTGACATCGAGCAGATAATTCAGTGTATTCCACATTATTAGAAAAGGTGTTAAGAGGATAGGTAACCACAAATTAATGAAAAGTCCAATAGATACACACGCAACACTAATAAACAGTAATAATAGAGTGTTGTTATTTTGAAACTCAACAAAAAGCTTAGCACCATTAATACCATCAATAGGTTTAGTATCTAGTTGTGTGAGCAGTGGATACAAGAAAGCAATACTAAATGCACCAATAATAGTACCTACCGAAGTTGCAATGCGTATGCTTTGAAAAAAACGAGCAATAACGAGGTAAGGTAAGCAAAAGAAACTAGTAAAAATAACAAAACCATTTAATGAGCCTTTAGCAATGCCTTCAAAAATATGTCCGTCTTGAGATGGGGATAGATAGTCATAATGACATATTGCATATAGCGTTAATGTAATGGTTATATAAATAATAAATTTTCTATGCTCTTTTTTAGATAAGAGTAAAAAAGATATTAATACAGGTAAAACAAAAAGCGACTGGAATGAAACACGCGAAAGATTAAAAAGAACCAAAGCCGTTAATATTAATATACAAAAACTAATAGTTATTCCCAAAAAAATTGTACTCAATTGATAAATAAATAGGGATATATTAAATGTTGTTTTATTATTCTCACTTAAAGTATTTAGAACACTGCTAGCAATACCTGATGCTAAAGCAAGTATAGGTAATGTTGTTGTATTATAAGCTTGATTATAAAATACAAAGCCCCCAGCCATATAAAATAAGACAATAAGCCCTGTACCAACTGCTGTATCTAATCCAATAATCCAAAAACTAAGCCCAATTCCCAGTGCAAAAGCTAAACTTGCTGACAATATAAACGCTAAATTATTTATATCCTCCTGACTACCTTGATTGCCTTGGAGAGTAAAAACAATTATCCCCCCAATAACTAATAGTAAGCTCGGTAAAATAATATAAGAAGCAAAAATAAGATGTTTAAATTGGGCTATTTGTTCAGGAATAAATCGATTTTTTTTTACTACTTGTTCCCTTTGTTCTTTTTCATACTGTTTCCATCCCGATGGTTGAAAAAACATCCATTTGAGATAAGAAAACAATAATTTAAATGAAGTCCAAAAAAAAGTAATCATTGAAGAATTCCTGTATGTGCAGTTGTATTAAAGAGATTGAATTTCATCTACCTCAGGACGTTCTGCTTTTAAAATTTGAACGAGTTGCTCAGTCTGTTCCCGTTGTTCACAATACACGATTAAAGTTTCTACTAAACGACGTTTAGTCGTGTTCTCTAATTCATCTTCATCAATGTTTAACTTGAAAATAACTGATTTTACTTCACGAAATGAAAAATATTGATTGAAGCATTTCTGTAATTCTTGCCGTCTTTCAGTTTTCTGTTTTTCCTGAACCTTAGATTCTTGCACTTCACGTATAACATTGCTAATCACATCATTGGCTGCTTTGCGCCAGTCTTCATGTGAGCCACTCTCTTTATGCTGGTAACATAAAGAACATAAACATTGAAGCAGAGCAGGGCGACGTTGACTCTTAGTCAGAATAAAATCAATGTCTTCTTGTGTAAAAGGGATGTCTGACAATTGAGTCAGCTTAAGTGCATCTTCTTCTTCAAAAGCTTCTTCAACTTTAAAGGTATAACCAAAAATATTAAAAAAATCAGATGGCTCATCACCTAATAATTCTGTTATCAACGCAGGATGTCGTTCTGAAGTAATGATAAAACCAATACCACCTGAATCAGCAATTGCTAAAGAACGAAGACTTTCCCAAAAGGAGCGGTCAAATTCACTGGGATAGTAAGTGATTCCCTTATCAACATTATCTAGCAAAAAAATTAAGGGATATTGTGCGCAATCTCTGACTATGTCATAAAACTCTTCTAATGGATTATTTGTAACTGATAACATCCCTTCTTGATAAAAAGGCATTTGTTTAATCAGGCAATTTAACAATTTAGCTCGATTATTAACTGTAAAATCAGATAAGTCAGCAGAAACAAAGGTAATAAGAACATTTTTAGGGAAAACTTGTTGTTGTTCTACACGAAAACGAGTATCTATTGGGTTACGCGCTAAATTTCGCAAATGATGTAGTATTGAACTTTTACCAGAACCATGTACCCCCCAAATAGCAGCACTTTGTACAGGCATATTTGGATAGTCTTTCCATAAGCCTATTAGATATTGAATTAACAGTTTATGATTAATGAACTGTTTAAATTCAGCTGGAGTCGTTACAAATGGATTCGGCATGGGAATCACTCCTACTCAGTTAAACTATTAAAATCCCGCCATTTTTCAACTGAATTGTTACGATAAGCATCAACGTATTGACGACATAACACTTGCAGTTTTAAAGGGTGTAATTGGCTTTTTTCCAGAATAAAGTCTTTATCATCCGCTGAAATCACAATTGGGGATTGTTCCATCAGTTCTAATGCTTCCTCTTTCGAGAAAACAGGCATTTCTATTTGATATCCAAAGATATTAAAAAAAGGTGATGATATTGTCTTTTTATCTAAAATTTCACTGAGTTTAGAGGGAGTTTCAGTTGAGGCGATTACAAATCCTAAACGTGCTGTATCAAACATCGTTGTAGATATAGACCGTAGGGACTCCCAAAAATAGTTGTCTAGCTCCTTGCTTGGGTGAGAAACAGCTGCATTAATTTCGTCAAATAGCACAATTGTTGGTGCTTTTAACTTTTCGCTAAGAATATCATAGAATTCTGTTATGGCATTCTGTTCACTAAGCACTAAATTTTCACTAGATTCTAATCGCATATTTTTCAATATGTGTTCTAGTAATTTTTTGCGAAATCCCATCTGTGGATTTTGAAAATCTACGTAAATAAAATTATATGAATGTTGTTTAGGTAATAACCATTCATAGTTTTTTTGCGTATCTCTCCAGTTTGTATCCGTCGTTTGAAAGTTTGCTAAGTCACGTATTTGAAATAATAAAGAAGTTTTCCCTATTCTTTTTTCACCATAAATTGCTGCATTTTGTATAGGTTGCTGAGGGTAATCTCGCCATAAATTAAATAGGTTGCGTAAAATATCCTCCCGCCCAAAAAACTGTCCACGTTTAACTGGCGTTCCAACAATAAAGGGGTTAATGATTTGTGAGGATGGTATTTGAGCATTTCCCTTTTTTTCTATATTTATACCTGTATCGCCTTGATATGTGAATTTAATCGCATTTAATAATTCTTCTGTATCTTCATCAGGTAAGCGATAGTGTTTTGCAAACATTTTAATAGGTGTTGGTGTCTCTGGCTCACTATCTTTACGCCACCGAGCAATAGTTGTGTGATGCACGCCTAAAACTTGTGATAGTTTTTGGTTGGTAACACCTAAGTATTCTATATGTTCATTAAATTTTGTAGAAAAAGTATTCATCTTTGTTAGCGTATTATAATTATTGTGCATGTATATCTAGAGTTTAATAAATTTTAACTAAAAAATACATAAGAAATTATTTTTATATCTAGATGTATTAAGTAAAAGAAAAACATTAAGTGATGTTTTTGTCAAGTTAAACGACTAACAGTCTTTATGTAATAGACATTGAGTGTTTATTAAAGCTGTTGACACATCAATAAATGTGGACGTTCATTTTTTATCAGATTAATTAATACCTGTGTAATGTTATGTCTTTCACAGTATTGGATGAGCGTTTCAATAAGGCGAGATTTCGCCTCTATACCACTAAATTCATCTTGATCAATGTTAAGAAAGAAAATTAATGTTTGAATCTCATGAAATGCAAAAGAATGCGTTAAACAGTAGTGTAGTATTTTTCTTTTATTTTCAGAGAGGAATGGGGTATTGCTCTGTGTTTGAGTATAAATAATATTGTTATCTCCAATCGCAATTACGCCAATAGTTGAGTTGGACACGTTCATGATTTAACTCCATACAAAGAACATTTCTCTTTGTCAAAAATAAAGATTAATGAAATACAATGCTACATGTAAAAAACCATCCTTTATATACATAATATTTTATGCTTTAAAATAATCAAGCTATAATGCATAAAAAATTATGTATAAAATTTTAACTTGCGATTTTATATAAATAATTTAAGTTACACGGCATCGCTGAATAACAATATTTTTCTCAACTTGCAAGCCTTCGATAAACAGCTAATATTTAGTGAACGCTTGTTAAGGAAAAAGAGGGCTAGTTTTGCCTTTTTTGCAAGGTCTTACTATAATGAGCGGTTTTATAATCCCATTTGTCCCTTAACCTAGAGGAGTGTCGCTTTCAATGCCTAATGTCCGCGTCAAAGAAAATGAACCTTTTGAAGTTGCTATCCGTCGTTTCAAACGTTCTTGTGAAAAAGCTGGTGTTCTTGCTGAAGTTCATCGCCGTGAATTCTACGAAAAACCCACCTCCATCCGTAAACGTAAAGCCGCTGCCGCTGTCAAACGTCATATGAAAAAGCTTCAACGTGATGTGACTCGCAGAGAGCGTCTTTACTAGGTCGCTTTGTCAGCGTCTGCATGCAAAGTCAGGTTGTAATAATTCAATCTTGTTCCATAAAGTTGTCAGATTGCACACTTTTAGGTTTTATCATTTAGGTTGTTATAATCATTAGACTTTGCATTATTCCGTTGTTTTTCTTTTTAATCTAAGCTACTTCTGTGTTATGAATGAAGTAGAGGTGATTCATTTATGTCTGATTCTCTCAAACTGCGTATTCAGGAAGATGTTAAAGCCGCTATGCGGGCGCAAGAAAAAGAGCGTTTAGGTACGATTCGTTTATTGATGGCTGCGATTAAGCAGCGGGAAGTCGATGAGCGGATTGTCTTAGACGATACGCAAATCGTGGCAGTGCTTGATAAAATGATTAAGCAACGTCGTGATTCTATCAGCCAGTTTTCCGCTGCGGGTCGTCAGGACTTAGCGGATAAAGAATCCCGTGAAATTGAAGTTCTCCAGTCTTATATGCCTCAGGCGTTGAGTGAGTCTGAATTGACCGCGCTTATCGAGGCTGCCATCTCTGAATCTGGCGCGACCTCTATCAAGGATTTAGGTAAGGTCATGGGGATATTGAAGCCTCAGGTGCAAGGGCGTGCCGATATGTCTGTTGTGAGTACCGAGTTGAAAAAACGCTTAGCTTAAGTGTTTTCTTTTTCGTTGTGCTAGTGGGCAGTGCTTGCCGTTGATGCAGGGTGTTCATCATGCGTATTGCGCGTAGTTTTATTAATGATCTAGTGGCGCGTGCCGATATTGTTGAGATTGTTGATAGTTATGTGCCTTTGCGTAAAGCAGGACGGAATTTTGTCGCTTGTTGTCCTTTTCATAACGAAAAAACCCCTTCTTTTTCTGTCAGTGCAGAAAAGCAGTTTTATCATTGCTTTGGTTGTGGTGCACATGGCACTGTGCTGACTTTTTTGATGGAGCATGGACGCTTAGATTTTTTTGAGGCGGTGCATGAGTTAGCGTCACGGTTGGGGGTGTCAGTCGTTTATGAGGCTGGTAGCGAGTCTAATGCTTCTGTGCTTGATACTCAGGGTGAGTTGTATCAGGTGATGGCGAGTGCACTGCGTTATTTTCAACAGCAGTTGTATGCGCCTGTTGGGCGTGAGGCGTTGGCGTATTTGCAGCAACAACGGGGGCTGTCGGACGCTATTATTGCTGAATTTGCTTTGGGGTATGCACCTGCTGAGTGGGATGGGTTGTTAAGGGCTTTGTCGGTTGATAAGTCGGTTTTATTGCAGGCGGGTTTATTAAGCGAGCATGAGTCGGGAAAGTTGTATGACCGTTTTCGTCATCGGGTGATTTTTCCGATTTATGATCAGCGTGGGCAGGTGATTGCCTTCGGTGGTCGGGTTTTGGATGATAGTAAGCCAAAGTATTTGAACTCGCCAGAAACGCCCTTATTCTCTAAAGGTAAAGAGCTTTATCATTGGGATAAGGTGCGTAAGTCTCGGGGTTTAAAGCGGGTTGTGGTGGTTGAGGGGTATATGGATGTTGTTGCATTAGCACAACATGCGGTTTCTAATGCGGTAGCAACTTTAGGAACGGCAACAACGCCTGATCATTTGCAACGATTATTTCGGAGTGTGAGTGATATTGTTTTTTGTTTTGATGGGGATGAGGCAGGACGTAAAGCCGCATGGCGGGCGGTAGAAACGGTATTGCCTTTGTTGCAAGATGGTCGGCAGGTGAGTTTTGCCTTTTTACCGCAAGCGGATGACCCTGATAGTTTTGTCCGACGGGAAGGAACAGCCGCATTTAATCAGTATTTGGATGATGCCTTACCGTTATCGCAGTTTTTATTAAATCATTTAACGCAGCAAGTAAAGCTCGAAACGATTGAAGGGCAAGCACGTTTAACAGAGTTGGCAAAACCATTAATAAATCAGTTACCTGATGGGGCTTATCGGGATTTATTAACAAAAAATTTGCAGAAGTTAGTGCAGGTAGATTTAAAAAGATCGACTACACTTAGAAGCATTGGCAAAAAAACAGAAAATGCTTTTAATAGAACACCTAAGCAAGCAAACTTCAAAGAGTTGTCATTAGTTGAACAGCTTATTGTGTATTTAATGCTTTATCCTGAATTTATCCAAGAAATTGAATATCCTAATAAAAAATTATCAGGGCTTTTTTTAGATAATATTGATTTATTGATTCATTTAATTGTTTTAATTAGAGAGTCGCCAGAAATCACTTTTGCGAGTATTTGTGAGCATTGGCGCGATACAGCGTATGCAGAGACGATTAACCGTTTAGCTGTTTATCAACCGCATTTCCTAGAAGAACAACGGCATTTTGACATTAAGCAAGAATTTCAGGACATTCTTCAACGTTTATATATTGAATATGCAAGGCAACGTTGGCAGTTTTTATTGCAGAAATTACAAAAAGGGACGATAACAGAAGAAGAAAAACAGGAGTTTAAAACAATAAACCCTAAAGGGGTTCGTTAAGTTAGGAGAAACGGGATAATAAGGGCAAAATAAATATTCTCTATTCGGATTCTTTCCCATCATATGAGGGGGAGATCAGTTTAAAGATTAAGGGTATTTTTTTGCCTTCATGGGCTAAAATACAACAAAAGTTGTGTAAAAGACTCAACTACACACCCTTGTTGTACTTTTAATACAAACTTCATTACAGGTGCGCGTCAACCACTATGAACTACGAACAAGAAGACTCTCAGTTAAAGCTACTCATTGCAAAGGGTAAGGAACAAGGTTTTCTGACTTATCATGAAGTCAATGATCATTTACCTGATGATCTTGTCGACCCTGAACAGATTGAAGGTGTC is part of the Beggiatoa alba B18LD genome and encodes:
- a CDS encoding TRAP transporter large permease subunit; its protein translation is MKIINSPFLEDIRKGVFPKDKDIDTTKQHVEIFFCILTSLFLLPFIIFSFYENDSSLIYYLQIGLILLIFSSLFFSKIPLLYTDNIKLNSKDNNTQPVILFIALPILIFLTIYFNNLAFMFLLVLYGLAKTNEGKVFLWEYRKLLPFIIPIIIYYLIDKDIYSLNRTDDFKIITNTVTIFIFLTVVLRAAGIKQILSRIAFQLASQQRIGFNAAFFAILNSWLYGMFTGSARGNITETAHDYTYRAMLTAGYTPQFTALLIAIASTSGQITPPIMGAISLIILHKIENITYSNIIISTFSLSFLFFMSMLVIAFIQARIDNITLKELIAGSELKEEIKPQNFLLDWTKIVILFVILFVFSTFSFSFFEKTTLLFAMVIILIMSLQKKEDKGKFIFRILAEWGKDVRFLILLSFLLLTIIESALNIKELWIVERIPLHLLETTSPLFSYLIKPLMILLISGVLIILNSLLPTIAVFLLTAPFISPILENLGFNALSSYLFIFYYSALAGLTPIFNRNNSIPPYIKSAWQKRIKDENNEFNESQDINLIKRLIYPLYLLPIIWLFHPALHQIPSTLTAFYLLISIIVIMIGVYSFTLYNKEIPFFEKTQTHFILFLIIAYLLCLPTFIVFILSGVIFLILLLINSRRSNSSLKTAFDLAFNLAYRQLSLSIILSLATLTLVYTVYITGMGYYRYFKEENFQHWLNSRYHFLLHVNDCQDLSQIKRFIKENTGYDITAVCTKTANVFVARTNPTPFIVFPTIAVEFKPELAQLLPNFYQNLQKNYQEEIESYRNAVKESCFLALEKSLTQWQNNKLDMQKIRGTNCETEQQYPIAFVGSDLTTNSYNILPYQTITLLSTQIVNEKMPILIAHLEHNAEQSFLVLSYFDTENYRDSDINKLIFVPEGSLNSIYKESQLGIDNSLFIKVQNISNLEDLKTIIQYIKSPIIKNKLDYYGISESIIGSLEDEYILKNKRSLNDLDNALNILDSLFILIVLLTFIILLTTLILFFDKNRKIFALARIAGLPRTITFTFLIIVSLCFSVFPIFLAIFLNTVVNIGIAIFIPNITFSFSIMDIILLLVTVILLALLSSLILYWRFFFKSIISELLYVRQQS
- a CDS encoding ATP-binding cassette domain-containing protein, giving the protein MSDNNPNNQQNALTLLLQTKNITIRHKDNILLENVSLDVYQGEIHIITGDIGTGKTSLLNILGLLSELESEDREKSELSVFMPKRINCNRLFVGERDFLIRTYFSYIFQSPELIMNWSAIDNINFFLTATGYLRFNERARRNEAYSLCRSMGITAEIAERPVYTLSGGERQLIDIIRALVKKPKVLIADEPTANLSPELKSEIIFSLIKQIGQEQVSLIVATHDIVTIDLGGLIQLGQSYKLNFKFHRIENKQLKRISIDNYIQVD
- a CDS encoding nSTAND1 domain-containing NTPase; translation: MITFFWTSFKLLFSYLKWMFFQPSGWKQYEKEQREQVVKKNRFIPEQIAQFKHLIFASYIILPSLLLVIGGIIVFTLQGNQGSQEDINNLAFILSASLAFALGIGLSFWIIGLDTAVGTGLIVLFYMAGGFVFYNQAYNTTTLPILALASGIASSVLNTLSENNKTTFNISLFIYQLSTIFLGITISFCILILTALVLFNLSRVSFQSLFVLPVLISFLLLSKKEHRKFIIYITITLTLYAICHYDYLSPSQDGHIFEGIAKGSLNGFVIFTSFFCLPYLVIARFFQSIRIATSVGTIIGAFSIAFLYPLLTQLDTKPIDGINGAKLFVEFQNNNTLLLLFISVACVSIGLFINLWLPILLTPFLIMWNTLNYLLDVKASRTTSLSAKRLKRHFAFWYEHYYLNIGGFGLIEHFDLLHEHNKTQCNNEIEFNEALTLLEQKTASSTVWKGTIEIIKIRADARVLGEVTDITSIQTLSTKTKRLHNSIFFAHFQDWSKSVTDALSYTQSYDQIQGLDQVRQRIQTFLQTNQNKSVQEYLNPIAQKWLTLLQTEIEKLHNQAQQVREIYSPYIVGSPVPHNNPVFVGRTEFIQQIEQRFKDGNSIFLYGQYRIGKTSLLKALRAFMPNMIVLYVDLQGVIPVCNNMDDFWRGLAKQLKHSAKNTYDLVLLEYLPTHGNAYEYFSEWVEQIGERIGEKILVIAFDEFARLHQAIKNGEAQLTASIVDILRHWIQHYPKRRLIIAAQNLEEFRSYHSVANAFQFEYLSYLSDEASHQLIERPVKDFPLQYDADAVQMMLDVTHNQPALLQLLCRQIVELKNIGIRTSSQPRHIFYQVTTVDVQHAIATSLKKGAGIFTTFEVRAREQGVVILRFIAQQGSQRVITKAEIEGFCKNSGDILKRLEQLELLKKVGHGYRFEVEMMRLWFEKEQHFS